A window of the Cystobacter fuscus genome harbors these coding sequences:
- a CDS encoding caspase family protein, producing the protein MRLLRCALVMGWATLLVGTAASAAPERVIYALILANNIGTEPRQAPLRYADDDGARYYELLSPRAKETVLLSVLDAETQALRPGLAARTAPPTRASLQQALGRLNALMAEDKARGDIPVLYFIFTGHGQRGAAGEGAVSLLDGAFTRTDLYNQVLAPSQASLVHLIVDACDSYFFVHSRGALPMAPARMEAVRERLATRELARYPHVGAVLSTSREQESHEWSAIRSGVFSHQVLSALAGAADVNADGRVEYSELQAFIAAANQGVDDVRGRLEVSIQPPALDRAAPLVDLSHRTGLGFLLLAPGLEGRVWVEDARGIRVAELNKERERSLVLGLPPGRGYFLRAPGREAPFQLARAGAVVDARSLTWREQSFAARGALEDTFRDKLFSVPFGPHFYEGYMASLGESPVAPEQQADLTP; encoded by the coding sequence ATGCGATTGCTCCGATGCGCTCTGGTGATGGGGTGGGCGACGCTTCTGGTGGGAACCGCCGCGAGTGCCGCGCCCGAGCGCGTCATCTACGCGCTCATCCTCGCCAACAACATCGGGACCGAGCCCCGACAGGCCCCGCTGCGCTACGCCGACGACGACGGGGCGCGCTACTACGAGCTGCTCTCCCCGCGCGCGAAGGAGACGGTGCTGCTGAGCGTCCTGGACGCCGAGACCCAGGCGTTGCGCCCGGGACTCGCCGCCCGCACGGCACCGCCCACCCGCGCCTCGCTCCAGCAGGCCCTCGGACGGCTCAATGCCCTCATGGCCGAGGACAAGGCGCGGGGCGACATCCCGGTGCTCTACTTCATCTTCACGGGCCACGGTCAGCGGGGCGCCGCCGGCGAGGGCGCGGTGAGCCTGCTGGATGGGGCCTTCACCCGCACGGACCTCTACAACCAGGTGCTCGCGCCGAGCCAGGCGTCGCTCGTCCACCTCATCGTGGACGCGTGTGACTCGTACTTCTTCGTCCACTCGCGCGGCGCCCTGCCCATGGCCCCCGCCCGCATGGAAGCGGTGCGCGAGCGGCTGGCCACGCGCGAGCTGGCGCGCTACCCGCATGTGGGCGCCGTGCTGTCCACCTCGCGCGAGCAGGAGAGCCACGAGTGGAGCGCCATCCGCTCGGGCGTCTTCAGCCACCAGGTGTTGTCGGCGCTCGCGGGCGCCGCGGACGTCAACGCGGACGGACGGGTGGAGTACTCGGAGTTGCAGGCCTTCATCGCCGCGGCCAACCAGGGCGTGGACGACGTGCGCGGCCGGCTGGAGGTGTCCATCCAACCGCCCGCGCTCGACCGGGCCGCGCCGCTGGTGGACCTGAGCCACCGCACGGGCCTGGGCTTCCTCCTCCTGGCGCCAGGACTGGAGGGCCGGGTGTGGGTGGAGGACGCGCGGGGCATCCGCGTGGCGGAGCTGAACAAGGAGCGCGAGCGCTCGCTCGTGCTGGGGCTGCCCCCCGGCCGGGGCTACTTCCTGCGCGCCCCGGGACGCGAGGCCCCCTTCCAGCTCGCTCGCGCGGGCGCGGTGGTGGACGCGAGGAGCCTCACCTGGCGCGAGCAGTCCTTCGCGGCACGCGGTGCCC